ACCTGCACATttgaatcatctggggagcttccAGATGTCTGTGTCCCTCCATCAAAGACTATTGATTTGGGGTGTGGCCTGAGCTTggagttttaaaaagataacccaggtgattctaaagtgCACACAAATTTGGAAGCCACTATACTAATCTCTatgtattaaaaagaatgataccGACCTACTCTGCAGAATTCAGAGTGTCCTCCCGGCTCGCCCAGGGGCAGACAGCTCCACGGCACTCAGGTAGCCAGGTCTCCAGCACGGGAGTCCCAAGACCCATCCCTGTCAAGCGGACCTCCTTGGACAAATCTAAAAGGCGTAGACAGTGTAGTGCTTAATAGTGGGCCGTGGTCTGTTTTTCTAAACATCTAGAAGACCTTcatatttgcattaaaatttgaaatagaaCTCGAGTGAGagacattattttttcctcttggaTATTTCATAAACAGATCTTAGTGAGGTTGTTGAGCCATTGCCAGAAAGAGATTGCTGAactaaagaaaatgcaaatgggatgccattttttgttttgtaaagaaaGAGACCATTTGGTGCTATATACTTCCTTGGATGTATTTCAGCAAAAGAATCTCTTTGGAAGCTATTCTTGACGGAGGCCTCCGAGAAACTGAAATATTGGCCCATGTGACTTCCTTTAGTCAACATAAAGGAATTTATAAAGCACAAATTTCAGAAATTTGCCCAGCTTCATTGTCTACAGAGCTGCTTTTATTCTGGCCACGTTTGCTTCAGCTTATCTGTGGCTCAATCTCATATTTGAGTCTAGTGCCTGTGAAACTTCAGCTTTATACTTGGAAAGGTGTGTATTTTGCTACAATAAGTTTCAGAGATTGAATCTGACAAGAAatgattcttccttttcttaaccGAGTTGCTTCAATGGGAATGATGTTTTTTGGGTGCTTTTCTATTTTGGCTTGGGGTTATTCTGGTGCCAAGGAGAAATATCACCTGCATTGTTCTTCCATTGTTCTTCCATTTTATGTAATCAGCTTTTGATTATTGGAAAGCAAATAGTTTCTCCAGCCTTTATGCAGGCATgtgtttttttattcatttgaatatttactgagcaccagtGGGAATATTAAGAGGCCAGGCACAGCAGCAGTAAAGATGACTCTCGCTCCTGGCCTGAAAGGCGTTAATCCACTGGTGGATGTGGACATGTGAGCAGGAGAGCACAGTGCAGCTAGAACCAgcggggagggaaggaagagctcACGTTTCTGAGTGACTCCGGGATGAGGCTCTTGGCAGGGTTTCAGGGCCTCGGAGATCCGAAGCCTTTATGGTTTAAGAGCGTGGGGCTCAAAGAGGTTCCTAACGCCCCAGCTCACTAATTGCTGATGGGACTGGAACTTTGCTTTCTCATCTCTAGCTTGATACTCATTGTACTATAGACTACCTCTCTTCTGTGGATTACTGTCTGCAAGAACACAGAAATGGCAGTGCTTCCTGGCCCTGCTGCCTACATTCCTTTCATATTCAGTTATGAAAGTGAATCAGAGAGCCCTGAATGTGTTACCGTTAGATCCTATAGCTGTGTGAATGATTTGTGCTGTTAAGGAAGCAGGAGGCCAAGGACTGTAGCATCATCATCTATCCCAGTATGCCGTATTCACATAGCTGCTTCTGCACTTCAGCTTCCCATGCCTCTGTTCCTCTTCTTGGTCTCCTAAAGAGCATAAGTACATAGACAGATAGCCTGGTATTTATCTTTGCTAAagcacctagcataatgccttaCATATGAAAGAttctcagattttttaaataaataaatattatagatatatatgtacatatatgtcaACTGTTTTCCATTACTTTTAGGTATGGTGTTGGAAACAGAGTGCATTGAAAACTTACCATGAGCCTCAAGACTGTTGTATGCAGAGTAATTAAGGATTAACAGTTTAGTACTCGAGATTATAACCCCATAAAAGAATTTCTCAGGTGGCCACATGCTGGGGCTTTTGATTGCCAAATTATAAACCATGGGAGGTTATGGTGGTTGTGGCAGCATTAAACAACAAAATGAGTTGTAATCAACCACAGCGTCAAGATTAAAGATATTGCCCTTGTTTCACGGAGTGTTGGGAGTCTCGTTATGCTTCTTTCTACAGGTGTTATTTTACTTACGTTCATGATAGTGCAAAGATATGTACAGAATAGAAGGTAAATGCTGTTTGCTGGTGTGGGAATGGGTTTGGCTGtagaataaaggaatgaattgGAATGCATTGCATGGAACCTTGCTTCCATGATCCCAAGGCCTCTAGTTCCGTAACCGTAAAAGTAAGACCCGTAATTTCCCACTGCCTCTTGTACTTCACAAATATCCAAGTCAAGtgtgtttgggaagttctttgtCCTTGTCCTCGTCCGTGTCAGTGACTCTCCCGGGCTTGTGAGTGGCCAGCTGTCCTTAGCCAACTTGACCCTGCGTACAGATCTGCTTCTTGGTGGTTGTCCTGGACGAAGAAGCCTCGGCCACAGGTGTGCTGGCAGGCTTTCCCCTGCAATCTTTCCCTAACTGCTGGTGATTGGCCATGTGGAGATGCTGCAgtgtgtctctctgtcttctgCTGCTCTGCCCCATTTGGGATGGTGTGGGGAGGGTGGACGCTGGAGTCAGACCTGCTtgttccagtcccagctccatGTCCTACTAGCTTGGGATCTTAGATAAGTCgcttttcctcttctgtccatctataaaatgggtgaTGCTTGGAGAAATGAAATGAGGTCAATTTGGAAATGTAATGGCACATGGTGATTGCTTCATAAATGTTAGTCAGCATCactgttattattcttattggCTAGTGATCGTGTGTCACTATTTGATGGGTCATACTCATGAAACTATTTTACAAACCAAAAGTGGCAGGTCCGCACCTGTAGGCTGCCAGATATTACTACCTCTATCCTTCAGCAGTAGAGAGACAAAAGtcttaaaatcagaaaagaaaaagaaaccttagATTTATCTTCCCTTTCTGTTCCCTAGGTTTGTTTTACAGTTTACTGTTTTTCATAAATCAAGTATGATAACTGCAAGGAGAAAGTAGCTTCTTACTTTTGCAAATTACGTTATACAGTGTgcctactaaaaaaaaaaaagatgaaaagcttGCAATCCTAGCCTCGGTCAATCTTCGACTCTCTAGTGGCAGAGTCTCTAGAAATCTGCCTCTCCCGTGACATGCAGAACCCTGGTCACAGCTTCCAACTGAAAGCTTGGAAAGTCAGTGGGTTACCCTAGCTGCTGAAAGCTGGGGAACGCGGCCTCTGACATGGCCCTCGCCCTCTGAGTGTGGACTCTGCAGTTCCCCAGCAGAAGAAGACCTTTGTTCATCTTGGGTAAGCATATGGTATTAAAGATGACCTCGTATGGAACATAGCAAAATGGAGTGGATTTCACTGGGGGTTACCAAAGGTTTTCTTTTAAGGTCCTAGATTATTATCCCATCTGGCAATAATCACCTTCCTCATTTGTTTAATCCAGAGAAGAACTGACTGGTTTCACCAGCACTGAGATGACCCACTCCACTGAAAACACCCCAAAATTCTCCTTCAGCTGGCTGTTTTTCACCAGCTGCTCCTAGCCTTCCATATTCAAGagatatatgtggtccattgacTTGTAAAAATGATTTTGCTCCTACAGTAAGCACTGGGCCAAGTTGGCAAAGAGGAGCACTCTCAGCTTTTTATATTGTGCATTAGAGGGTCATTTTTTCCTGCAGGCCAGCAGTGTTGTGCTGTTTTGTGACACACTGGTGTCTAGTACTCTTCTGAATCTTTGCTGAGTGTGCAACTTCAGTGGTTCAAGTTTCTTCCCCAAATCAGTGCCTGAATTCAGCGACACCCTCTCAAGCCACTGAAGTAAGAGCCCCGCCTGCTCCCATCACATGCCCTTGCACAGAGCATCCTAGTGCTCAGGTACTTCCAGGAGGTGTGAGTGACTCTGCCTTGGGACTACTGAGGTAACGCGATGCTGGTGTACTTTCTCTGGAAGCTCAGGGAACCCCTGTAGCGTTCCAGGGAGCTAAGTAGTCTAGCATCCCCCAGTACTTGCAGAactgtttttcctttcctctttgttATGGGCTTTCTTCTTTGGTCCTCATCTCATTCACTGTGGCCTCTGAACTGTAGTGCTAAAGCAAACAACCTCCAGTGCCATCACCACCTCTGACCATTCCCACTGCTTCACTGCACTCCACTGTCCTTTTTGCTCTGCATTTCCTTTCCTCCTGTTCTGGCTCATTCCCTGGTCACTTCTGGCCTGAGCATTCAGCACGCACAGCACATTGGCTGTATACACCACCTTTGATTCTTCtcagatattttctctctctatgcaGGCTCAGGGACTGCTTATTTGCAGCAggagacattttcttttatttttgctcttccttttaCTTCCAGATTTAATGCCCTTCTGGCCTTACGTGGTCTGAGCTCCATGTAAGTGACAGTAGGCTGATGACTGCTTATGTTCCACTCAGACGGGTCTAGACTACAGACCCATTGCAGTGGAGTGCTGCTGGCTTCATTCTGAAGTATTCTTTGGGATTCTCTTTGAACCGAAGTTTGGTGTAAAGATGGAGATTATAGACTCCCACATTCATTTTGTTCAATACCAGCCACCCTGAATAACATGATTTTGAGGATCAGTATCCTCCTTAAATAGCCCATCATATGGCAGACGGCTCAAGACCAAGAGAAATAGGCAAGTTTTCATTTGTGTGgggttttcttttccaaaatgaaagATTCActacatctgaaaaataaaacaaatactgtaGTATATAAATATAACTCAGCATGTTAATTAACAATTTAATTAGTTCCATCCTCCCTCCTGGGTGAGCTTGAACCATGAAGCCACCTACATGTACACTGCACAGACATTCACCCGGAGGGTGTGCGTGTGCGAGAGTCACCGATGGAGCACGGACTGGAGTCCTGAAACCAAGGGTAAGAGTGTTTTTAAAGGGAAAAGGTGATTATTGCGTTTTTCTGGATTCTTTAGGCAATTTTCCTTTCTAGAGTAGATCATTTGGCTCTAGTATCCGTGAGATGGCACAATGTACTTTTTTTGTTCCTCGAAGAGGGACTTATTTTTACTCTTTGGTCATTAAAAGCACGTCACaataaaatttaactcaaaatgcagAATATAGTGAGATCAGGCATTTTATTTAAGGAGAAAATGTTAAATGATTGTTAATTTGCCTTGTGGTCAATAGCTGTCCAGATACTGCAGTAAGAAAGTTAGTCTTGACGAAGAGGAAAAGGTTGCAGTATTCAGCTAAGGGCCGGCTGTCTCAGGAGTCCTGTGTCTGATTCTTCCCCCTGTACTCCGAGTTTACACTAGGTGGCATGCAAGGAAAGCTGAACAAATGCACACACTTGATCCTGTGGAAACAATTCTTTGGCACTTGCCGTGATCAGTGGGCTCAGCTTTGGAGTCAGTGTTTGATTTGTGATTGTTTTCtttcccctcacccccaggaTGAAGTGTCCTCTTGCTGGTACAAATAAAAGATTTCTAATTAACACAATTAAGAACACACTGCCCTCCCATAAAGAGCAAGACCAAGAACAAAAAGAGGGCAGTGAGGAACCTGCGAAAAGCCAGACCCAGAAGGAAGAAAACCGGAAGCAGCGCAGGAGCCACCCTTACAAGCACGGCTTCCCGGCTCGCGGCGCGGCCAGCCGTTCTCCACCAAGGAAGCGGAGCAGCCAGGAGAAGTACGAAAAGCGGCCGAGCAAGCGGTGAGGCGGGCTGCAGACCCAGCACGACTGTTAGGAGCAGTGAGCTGTTCCACCTGGGATTGGGGGGGTGTGCAGAGAAAGGTACTGAGGACAGACCTTGAGCTGGCAGAGCAAACGCCTAAGAGGGATTTTGACAGTAGGCCCTTGTGGTTGCGACCAGCAGAAACAACCCAGAGGAAACCTTCAAGGAAGTGAGTCCAAAAAGACTCGCTCTGAAGACGTCTTGGCAAGTTTAAGCTACTTCAGCAGTGTAGTATACATATGtattgtttttagtttattttgtttggaaGTTGGTTTCAAAATGAATCTAGAACTTAAAAGTTTTCAGAGTTTGTTAAAACTAGTTCCATTGTTTTTGATGTGCTGCAATTGTGGTCATTTCTCAAAATCTCTCAAAAAATGGAATACTTGTAAATCCTATACTTTACATTTTTGAGtgacaaatttaaaatttagaaatcatCTGGTCAGTAGCCATATTTATGAAAAGTTATAGCCCTCCAAGGGCTAGAAATTGACCGAGAAACTCCTTGATAGCTCTGCATTTGTCTTCCTTTAAGTGAACAATGTAGGAAATTCTCAGAATGAATTTAGCACTCCATATCAATAACCAGAGGTTAAAGAATTGGCTCTGTTGTTTCCTTGTGCATTCTCAAACTCATTCCTAAGATAGAacaatttttctatatttactgTTTTTGAATAAGTTTTAAGTGGTACTttaaaaagaactctcaaagcttaaaattaattattttaatgctaTGTCTTATTTAGCTGAAGACCACTCTTAGTATAGTTGTTTCAGAAATCTTAATTGTAAATGTAAAAATGTGTTTACaagccttttttttgttttttcagtatcGGTGTGAATCTGTTTTAACATACAATCACAAACCTTTCAAAGCTGTGTTCTTCCTTTCATGTTCAGGAGAATGTCACCAAGCACCCTCTTCCCAGGTCCACAAAAGGAAGAAGGATCTGCCTCTGTCCCCCCTCCCCAGTTTTCTGAAGTGTCTGAGCTTATGCCTGGCTGCTCCCAGATAATCGTTCTGCCGCAGCCTGCTCCCTGCTTCCTGGCAGCCAAGAAAAGCCCTTTCTAAAAGCTAGAAAGGAGGATAGCCAAAAAGTTAGCTTTGGGGTGTTTATAGAGAAACCAGAATAGACCTTGTATCATTCCCCAACCCCAAGCTACTCTGCCACACCCTCAGTCTGCTCTGAGCTGAAGGCTCGGGAGTCCCAAACCCAAAGCGTTCTCTCTtgaccctccccttcccccacccaggACCCCAGGACCTCAGCCTCTCACTTTGTAACAACATGCATTCCTTTCAAACACAGAAGGAATTTGGTTCACATGACTTTATCCAAATCTAGTTATGCATTAGCCTGTTTTATTTGTgctatatttgaaatgttttgtattcaaatatttattagaaatagCATAAAGTtgtggaggtttttaaaaattcttgttataattaagtaaaataaagttgAATTAAACCATTTGTCTATGCGCTACATATTTAGAGCAAATTGgcaattcactttttaaaagggGATGATTATCATGAGCATATTCTTACACTCAAAAGTAAAGGAAGCTCTTTAGCCTAATGATACTTGCCTTTCTTATATAATTGTGTTAAAGAATGAGTGTTCCACAGAatcattttcactttaaaaaccACAGTTCCACTTGTGAAAATTTTATTAGAATCTTTAAAACTTTTATCAAGAGCAGCCATGGTTTCCTCTTTATAAATGTCAAGAGCAAACTATCTGTTATTTCATATCTATACAGTAGATGTTAGGGAGGCATTGGTCCTAAGATACCATACACATGAGCTGCCTCCTACTTCTGTGGTTAACATACCACCCTGGCAGCTTTTTTCAGTGTTACTGTCTGCTCTCCAATGTAACTATATGTAGAGATCACAGAGCCCAGGATAGAAATTGGAAAAGCCGAATCAGTCCTGCCTCTGCTGTGGGCTCGCTGCGGGGCCTTACCTGGGTCGCTTTTCCGGACTGTatcttcctcatctgcaaactgaGATGTGTGAACTGAGTCTCTAACTTTGGAACAAGTAGAGACAGAAGTGCAAAATGTTTAGTCCTAAGTTCTAGGAGCTGTATTTCACGCTTCTGCTAGAACGCTAAGACTTAAACACAGCTGCGACTTAGTGgaattcattttctgttttacctCATTTTAGCAAACATGTTCGC
Above is a genomic segment from Equus caballus isolate H_3958 breed thoroughbred chromosome 17, TB-T2T, whole genome shotgun sequence containing:
- the POLR1D gene encoding protein POLR1D isoform X2 is translated as MGPMGWMKCPLAGTNKRFLINTIKNTLPSHKEQDQEQKEGSEEPAKSQTQKEENRKQRRSHPYKHGFPARGAASRSPPRKRSSQEKYEKRPSKR
- the POLR1D gene encoding protein POLR1D isoform X1; protein product: MEEDQELERKAIEELLKEAKRGKTRAETMGPMGWMKCPLAGTNKRFLINTIKNTLPSHKEQDQEQKEGSEEPAKSQTQKEENRKQRRSHPYKHGFPARGAASRSPPRKRSSQEKYEKRPSKR